The Mucilaginibacter rubeus genomic interval ATTTGCCGGCTTTAAGTGTATTGATCACTTTAATAAAAGCATCCTGAAAAATATCTTCAGCAAGGTATTCGTCTTTTACCAGCAGATAAATAGAAGTGTATATTTTTGATTGGTAACGCCTTATCAATTCTACTAAGCCTGCTTCGTCGCCGGCTACGTATAGATGGATTAGATCCTGATCACTTTTCAATTGAAAATCCATAGAAAGTACTACTTAAACTTAATTTTTAGTTAAAACCTTTTAAAGTAAAGTGTATTCTATAGCTTGCTCCTTAGGGGTTAAAGATTTGTTTCCTCAAATAAAATAAATTATTGACAAAAAAACAAATAAAATTTTTTTTCAAAGCTCAACTTTACTATTTAATCGGCAAAACCACTCATTAAACAATCATTTATTTGGTTAGCTTCCTTTAGACTGACTTTTAATACCGAAGGTTTAATCATTCACCAAAATAAATTTTTTAAAAAGTAGTTGTTAAATCATCATTAAACTTTAAAAAGTCAACAAACTGTAAACTCCAATATTTCACGTAGTTTAATCCAATAAACAAGTAAAACTCATTTGGATTCTGCTAAATATTTTAGGATTTTTGCATTCGCAAAAAGTTCATGGATAACGGATCATAGTTCATGGTATTTTATTTGTTGTAAACCGCACAAAACAGGCTATGATTTATCAACCGCGAACTACGAACTAATTCAAAAGAATGAGTAAAGAAGCAGAAAAAGATCCGCAAAAACATATTATCATAAAAGGCGCAAGGGTACATAACCTTAAAAACCTTGATGTGGCTATCCCCAAAAACAAACTGGTGGTAGTTACCGGCATGTCGGGCTCGGGCAAATCATCGCTCGCTTTCGATACTTTGTATGCCGAAGGTCAACGCCGTTACGTGGAAAGCCTTTCATCATACGCCCGCCAGTTTTTGGGCCGTATGAACAAACCCGATGTCGACTATATTAAAGGTATTGCACCTGCAATAGCTATTGAGCAAAAGGTAATTACCTCAAATCCGCGTTCAACAGTTGGTACATCAACCGAAATTTATGATTACCTGAAACTGCTGTTCTCGCGTATTGGTAAGACCATATCGCCGATATCCGGCAACATCGTAAAAAAAGATTCGGTTACCGATGTGGTAAACTTTGTGCTTTCATTGCCCAATGAAACCCAGGTAACCATTCTGGCTCCACTACACCCCCATAACAACAGAAGCCTTAAAGAAGAGCTGGCCGTTTTAATGCAAAAAGGCTTTGTACGTGTGGAATACAATGGCAAACTTTCGCGCATCGAGTCTTTATTAGAGGACGAAACAGTAGAAAACGTTCCTTTAATGGCAGCCGAACCGGTAGTCGAGATCAAAAAAACGAAAGCAAAAAAAGCCGCAGCGGAAACTGTGGAAGCCGATCAGCAGACCGCTGTACGTATAGTTGTTGACCGCGTTACCAAAAATGAAGAGGATGAAACCGTTAGCCGTTTAGGCGATTCGATACAAACTGCCTTTTTTGAAGGTAAAGGCGATTGCTTTGTCCGTTTCCAGGAGCCTGATGGCGAAACAGAGCACGAACGTTTCTTCTGCGACCGCTTTGAGCTTGATGGGCTTAAGTTTGAAGAACCTACGCCAAACTTCTTCAGTTTTAACAACCCTTACGGTGCCTGTAAAAAATGCGAGGGCTATGGTAAGGTGATTGGCATTGATGAAGATCTGGTTATCCCGGATAAAAGCAAATCTATTTACGAGGGTGCCATCGCTCCATGGCGTGGTGAAAAAATGCGCGAATGGAATGATGCCCTGGTAAGACATGCGCTAAAATTTGATTTCCCTATCCATCGTCAATATAACCAGCTAACCGAAAAAGAACAGCGCCTGTTATGGACGGGCAATAAATTTTTCCGTGGCCTTGATGAGTTTTTCAAGGAGATGGAGGAGCAAACGTATAAGATCCAGTACCGTGTTTTGCTATCGCGATACAGGGGCAAAACTACTTGCCCGGAGTGTAAGGGCAGTCGTTTACGGATAGATGCTTCTTATGTGAAGATCAGCGAAAAGTCGATCACCGATGTGGTATTGATGCCATTGGATAAAGCATATGAGTTTTTCAAATCACTTGAACTGAACGAAACCGATGCCAAAATTGGCAAACGCTTGTTGATGGAAATTACCAATCGTCTCGGCTTCTTAAATGATGTAGGTTTAAGTTACCTAACGCTTAACCGTTTGTCAAATACCTTATCCGGTGGTGAATCTCAGCGTATCAACCTGGCCACGTCTTTAGGCAGTAGCCTTGTGGGTTCAGTTTATGTACTGGATGAACCAAGTATAGGCTTGCACCCGCGTGATACGCAGCGGTTAATTACCGTGTTAAAATCGCTTCGCGATGTTGGCAATACCGTATTGGTTGTGGAGCACGAGGAAGAGATCATGAAAGCTGCCGACCATATTATCGATATTGGCCCGGAAGCCGGCACGCATGGCGGCGAACTGGTATTTACCGGTACCTATGATGAAATAATAAAGGACGACAAAAGTTTAACCGGCAAATACCTGAGCGGCCGCGAAGAAATAGCAATCCCGGCAAGCCGTCGTAAATGGCATGATTTTATTGAAATAAAAGGTGCCCGCGAAAACAACCTTCAGCATGTAAATGCCAAATTCCCATTAGGTGTGCTCACGGTTGTTACCGGAGTATCCGGTTCGGGCAAAACCAGTTTGGTGAAACGCATTCTTGCGCCTGCCGTTCAAAAAGCTTTGGGCAATTACTCGGGCGAGCAAACAGGTTCATACGATGCTATTGATGGCGATTACGGTAAAATTGAACAGGTTGAACTGGTTGACCAAAACCCTATCGGTCGTTCGTCGCGTTCCAACCCGGTTACTTACGTAAAAGCCTGGGATGAGATCCGTAACCTGTATGCTGCCCAACCAGCCGCTAAAGCAGCAGGCTTAAAACCTTCGGCGTTTTCATTTAATGTTGAGGGTGGCCGGTGTGATGTTTGCCAGGGCGAAGGCGAGGTTAAGATAGAGATGCAGTTTATGGCAGACATTTTCCTAACCTGCGAAACCTGCGGTGGCCATCGTTTTAAACAACACATTTTAGATATCCAGTACAAAGAAAAAAACGTATCGGATATCCTGAACATGACCATTGATGAGGCTGTTGAGTTTTTTGCAAAAGAGCCTAAGATCATCGCTAAAATAAAACCACTGGTTGATGTTGGTTTGGGCTATGTCCAGTTAGGTCAATCGTCAAATACTTTATCAGGTGGTGAGGCGCAGCGTATTAAGCTGGCATCTTTCCTGGTGAAGGGCAACAACACCAACAAAACGCTGTTTATTTTTGACGAGCCTACCACCGGCCTCCACTTTGCTGATATTAAAAAACTGCTGAAATCATTTGACGCCCTGCTTGATCATGGCAATACCATTATTGTTATTGAGCACAATATGGATGTGATCAAGTGTGCCGACTGGGTTATCGACATAGGCCCTGAAGGTGGCGACCGGGGTGGTAAAGTTGTGTTTGAAGGCGTACCCGAAGACCTCATAAAACAAAAAGACAGCTATACCGGTAAGTTTTTGAAAGACCGGTTCTAAAACTCAAAGCACCCGTTTAAAAGCGGGTGCTCTATAATTCCCCCGACAGGTATATTTCGCCTGTAAACACGAACGCGAATTCCCCGCAAGTCTTTGAAAATCAACATTGATATTCCAAACACGAATATCTACCTTTATTCAGTCCTTCACACCTATTTAATCTGAAACGTTCGTTTACAGTATCTTATATATTTCTAAAACCTAAATTTTAAGGCTATGCCAGGAACACAACAATTTTATGACACCATTCGTGACACCGTATTTAAAGGTCACCTTTCACAAAGCCAGGTTGATGGCATTGAAACCATTTTGAGTGCTGCCGCAAATGCGGGCATGACAGATCAGCGTAAGGTTGCCTATATGCTGGGTACTGTTTATCATGAATGCGCCGGCACCATGCAACCGGTAAATGAAAACGGCAAAGGCAAAGGCCATCCTTATGGCGAAAAATTTAAAATGGGTTCCGGACCTGGTCACCGGGTACCTTATACCACGCCCGATCAGTTGTATTACGGTCGCGGCTTTGTACAGCTGACCTGGTACGAAAACTATGAGGCCATTGGCAGGCATTTAAATGTTGATTTGCTTAACCACCCCGAACTGGCCTTACAACCAGATATAGCCGCAAAGATCATGATTGATGGCATGACCAAAGGTATGTTTACCGGCGTTGGCTTAGGCAAATATTTTGATGATACCCATGCCGACTGGATAAACGCCCGCCGCATTATTAACGGTAATGACTGCGATACTTTGATAGCCGGATATGCCAAAAACTTCTATAAGGGATTGACTGGAATTGATGCGTAAAGAAACTAAACTGAGTTGTCCGGGTTTTCCAACCGGACAACTCAGCCCTTACTTATAAAAACTTATAAGTATTTTCGCATGAGCGAAATGATGGAAATACTTAACCTGATAGAAAAATACAATGATCTTGGCATTGCCGATGTGATCGATCATGATCGGTTTAACCTGATCTCTATCGACCATCACTCCACACGGATAGAAGGCTCAACCTTAACCGAAGTAGAAGCACAAGTATTGATCAATGAGGGCCGAACCCCTAATGGCAAACCGCTGGAAGAAAGCTTAATGGTTACCGATCATCATGCGGCACTTCTTTTTACCATCGAAAGCGCAAAAGCAAAAAAAAAGCTATCAATATCTCTTTTACAAGAGATTAACGCCCTGGTCATGAAAAATACCGGCAAGGTATATAACACCATGCTTGGCACTGTTGATTCCAGAACCGGAGCATTCAGAAAAGGTAATGTAACCGCAGGAATTTCATACTTTCCCAATTTTGATAAAGTAGAGCGCTTAACCAACGAATTAATAAAAAAGCTTCGTGAAGCTATTAATTCTTCATTATCTGCAGCTGAGCAGCTTAATCTTTCTTTCGATGCGCATTTCAATCTTGTCAGCATACATCCCTATTATGATGGGAATGGCCGAACCTCAAGGCTATTGATGAACTACATCCAGGCTTATTTCCATCTCCCATTAGCAATTGTGCGAAGCGACAATAAAGCCGCTTATATTCAGGCCTTAATTGATACCCGTCAGCAAGAAAACATTGAAGTATTCCGTGAATTTATGGCTGGCGAATACGCTTTTTTGCTTAAACAGGAAATTACAAAGTTTGAGGAAATGAAAAAGCCATCAAAAGGAAATGGATTTACTTTTCTGTTTTAACTTTTGACAAGAAAATCCATCATCCCCGGGTAATAATCGCCCCTCCATTCATAACGCTCACCGATAATTGATATATTAGCCTGAATGAATAAGCTGATCACTTACCTCTTTCTATTGTTTGCTATTCAGCTTTGCTCCTGCCATACCAACACTTCTTCCAATCAGCATAAAACGGTTTTTAATATTAACCTTGAAGAAGGTCTAACCTCGCTTGATCCGGCTTTTTGCCGTAACCATTATACCATCTGGATGGATAATCAGCTTTATAATGGCCTGGTACAAATTGACGATAGTTTAAAAACTATTCCCTGCATAGCTAAAAGCTGGGAAACATCTGCCGACGGCTTGCTTTATACTTTCCACCTGCGTAATGATGTTTATTTTCACGACGATCCGCATTTTGTAGGTGGCAAAGGGCGAAGAACAATTGCATCGGATTTCGCTTACAGCTTCGGCAGACTGATCGATCCGAAAGTAGCCTCATCCGGGTCATGGATCTTTAGCGATAAGGTAAAAGATAAAAGCGCTTTCCTGGCGCCGAATGACAGTACGTTCCAGATCAAACTTAAACAGCCATTTGCTCCTTTTTTAAGTCTGCTCACCGCGCAGTATTGCTCGGTGGTACCTAAAGAGGTGGTTGAATTTTACGGTAAAGATTTCAGGAGCCATCCGGTGGGCACCGGCCCTTTCAGGTTTAAATACTGGAAAGAAGGCGAAGTACTGGTATTTCTAAAAAACGAACATTACTGGGAAAAAGACAATAAAGGCAACCGTCTTCCCTATCTCGATGCGATCCGTTCCACTTTTATTGCTGATAAACAAACCTCCTTTTTGGAGTTTGTAAAAAAGAATATCGACTTTTTGAATGATATCGATGGGAGTTATCGCGATGATATCCTTACCAAATCGGGCAAAATCACGCAAAAATACAAGGGCAAGTTCATCCTTAACACTGCCCCTTATCTCAATACCATTTACCTCGGTATGCTGGTCGATACTACTTTGCCCATCGTCAAAAAATCGCCTTTAAAACTGTTAAAGATCAGGCAGGCTATTAACTATGCCATCGACCGCGAAAAAATGATCAAATACCTGCGTAACAGTATGGGAACACCGGGCTATGAGGGCTTTGTGCCCGAAGGTATGCCAGGCTTTAACGGCACCGGTGTTAAAGGTTATACTTATGACCCGGAAAAAGCCCGCTGCCTGCTTCGAGACGCCGGTTATCCTAATGGTAAAAACATGCCCGAAATTACGCTGGCCACTACCATTGGCTATCGTAGTTTAATAGAATATGTGCAAGGTCAGCTGGAACGTGTGGGTATAAAAACAAACGTGGAGATTACGCAGGGTGCCAGTCTGCGTGAACTGATCTCCAAAAATGGCATTAACTTTTTTTATGGTTCATGGATAGCTGATTATCCCGATGCCGAAAATTATCTTTCGGTGTTCTACTCCAAAAACAAGATCCCTTTTGGCCCAAACTATACCGGCTTTAACAATAAAAAATTCGACGAGCTTTTTGAGCAAACCTACCAGGTAAAAGACGATGAAAAGCGCTTCGCCATCTACCGCCAGATGGACAACCTGATGATGGAGCAATCGCCAGTTGTGGTATTATACTATGATAAACTGGTGAACCTGTATCAAAATAACATCAGCGGTTACAGCTTAAACGGGCAGAATTTATTGGTGCTTAAGAGGGTTGTAAAGCGATTGTAGAGATTAGAGGCTGGTGATTAGAGATCATAGGTTAGTGAGATGCTCGCCCAAAACGCCGCCGCTCGGCTCCTGCCGAGTGGCAACTATTTCACGGCCTCCGGCCGCTGTGCTCGTACTTCGCTCATGTTATAAAAAAAGCTGCCGTTATTTAAATCAACAGCAGCTTTTTTAAGTCTCCCCTTTAGGGGAGATTTAGAGGGTTTTCCTATAAAAGGTCAAATCCGATATCTTTTCTGAAATACATGCCATCATAATAAATCCGGCTGGCATCGGCAGTAGCTTGCTGCAAAGCGCTGAACATATTATCTTGTACCGTAGTAATAGCCAGTACACGGCCGCCGGTAGTAATTACATCTTCACCATCCATTGCTGTACCCGCGTGGAACACGATAGAATCACGCACGTTCTCGGTACCGGTAATTACTTTATTTTTCAGGTATTCGCCCGGATAGCCGCCGGCTACCATTACTACAGTAGCAGCAGTTTTAGGGCTGATGGTTAATTCCTTCGTATCCAGATTTCCTTCTGCAACGCCTAATAACAGATCAACAAAGTCAGAATCTATACGGCGCATCACGCTCTCGGTTTCAGGATCGCCCATGCGACAGTTGTATTCAATAACCCATGGTTCGCCGTTGCTGTTCATCAGGCCGATAAAAATAAAGCCTTTATAAGGTATGCCATCTTTTTTTAAACCCTCAACAGTAGGGATAATCACGCGCTCCTCTACCTTTTTCATAAAATCGGCATCGGCAAACGGAACAGGGGAAATAGAACCCATACCACCGGTATTTAAGCCGGTGTCGCCCTCACCTATACGTTTATAATCTTTGGCTTCGGGTAATATCTTATAGCTGTTACCATCGGTCATAACAAATACCGATAGCTCGATACCTGTTAAAAACTGTTCAACAACTACCCGCGAGCTTGCTTCGCCAAATTTGGCATCGGCCAGCATCGCTTTCAATTCAGTTTGAGCTTCCTCTAAAGTAAGGCAAATCAATACACCTTTTCCCGCGGCAAGGCCATCAGCTTTAAGCACTACTGGTAAACCGGCTGTTGCTAAATAGGTAAGGCCATCTTCCAGGGTATCTTTAGTGAAAGTTTTGTAGGCGGCCGTTGGGATGTTGTGCTTCTCCATAAATATTTTGGAGAAATCTTTGCTACCCTCTAACTGTGCACCTTCCTGCTGCGGACCAACAACCGGGATGTTTTTCAATTGCTCATCGGCCAGGAAAAAATCATGAACACCTTTTACCAACGGCTCTTCCGGCCCAACAAGCACCAGATCAATGGCCTCTTTTAAAACAAGCGCTTTGATGCCCTCAAAGTCGGTAACCTTAATATTTACGTTGGTACCATACTGTGTAGTACCGGCATTACCGGGAGCAATAAAAAGTTTTTCGCATTTCGGGCTTTGAGCTACTTTCCAGGCGAAGGCACTTTCCCTTCCACCCGAACCAAGAATCAGGATATTCATGCGGCAAAGATAGTTTTTTTAACAAGGCTTTGATACTATATATGAGGCTACTTGTGTTATAAGTAGTAAATTTACCACATGGCCCGTAGACTTGAAAAGTTTGAAAAGCTTCCGGTATATCAAAAATCACAGGAACTGTTTGACCTGGCAGATGTTATTGCCGAATCATTAAAAGAGGACAGCATGAAAGAACATCTGGCAGTGCAGATGTGCAGCAATGCCGCCCTCATCCAGGCAAAAATTGCCGGTGCCGAAGGTGGTAGCCTTTATTCACTGCGCATGCAGAATGCCGTGCTCATTAAGCTGGCCGTGCAGGATATGTTCAACGCTGTTTCTTTTGCATCGATGGTGAAAATTAACCAGGAAGACTATGTAAACCTGATGCGCGACAAAATAGAAGAGTTCCGGCTTGTGTTTGTTGACTGGATCCGCGGGTTTGATAAAACCTATGATATTCCTGATAACTGGGCCATTCGCTTTGATACAAGTACACCAGAGCAGGAAAAGTTGGAAGAGCTGATGTTTGATGAGGACCGGTTTTTCGGTGAATTTAATGAGGACGATGAAGACATAGAAGATTTTGAAGACCTTGATGACGATGACACCTATGATGAGGACGGAGATGACGACAAAAACAACAACGATAAATAAACCAAGGTATTTTGATTTCGGATTTCGAATGTTCAATTTCGGATTTTTCTTAGCCAGAGTTTATCAAGTTAAAGAATCTATATAATTTGCCAAGCATTCTGTCAATTCCCTTAATTCGATAAATTCGAGTTCAGACATCTAATAACCGCATAATTCAATAATTAAAAACAAATACAAACAGTTCAATGTCAATCTTTCACCCGGCGGCAGTGCTTTAGGCCTTAAACCTTTCGGCATTCGGCACAAAATCTTACATTTGCCTGTCAATTTGGCTCTATTGGCCGCTATGGCGCAATTGTTGAACCCGGTTGAATCATAATAAAATAATATGTTAAATTTTATCAGTAAGCTTTTCGGAAGCAAATCAGAACGGGATGTAAAAAGTATACAGCCTATAGTTGAGAAAATTAAGGCTGAATATGCTAAGCTTGGCTCCCTGAGTAATGATGAGCTTAGGGCTAAGACCATATATTTTAAAGAGACCATTGCCGAAGGCCTTTCAGGCATCGACAGTGAGATACAAGCCATTAAGGATCGTACAGAAAACGAACTTGATATGGATGTAGCCGAAAAAGTTGAGCTTTATACTCAGCTTGATAAGCTTGAAAAAGATCGTAACAAAGAGCTTGAAGATATATTGATGAATATATTGCCGGAAGCGT includes:
- a CDS encoding ABC transporter substrate-binding protein; the encoded protein is MNKLITYLFLLFAIQLCSCHTNTSSNQHKTVFNINLEEGLTSLDPAFCRNHYTIWMDNQLYNGLVQIDDSLKTIPCIAKSWETSADGLLYTFHLRNDVYFHDDPHFVGGKGRRTIASDFAYSFGRLIDPKVASSGSWIFSDKVKDKSAFLAPNDSTFQIKLKQPFAPFLSLLTAQYCSVVPKEVVEFYGKDFRSHPVGTGPFRFKYWKEGEVLVFLKNEHYWEKDNKGNRLPYLDAIRSTFIADKQTSFLEFVKKNIDFLNDIDGSYRDDILTKSGKITQKYKGKFILNTAPYLNTIYLGMLVDTTLPIVKKSPLKLLKIRQAINYAIDREKMIKYLRNSMGTPGYEGFVPEGMPGFNGTGVKGYTYDPEKARCLLRDAGYPNGKNMPEITLATTIGYRSLIEYVQGQLERVGIKTNVEITQGASLRELISKNGINFFYGSWIADYPDAENYLSVFYSKNKIPFGPNYTGFNNKKFDELFEQTYQVKDDEKRFAIYRQMDNLMMEQSPVVVLYYDKLVNLYQNNISGYSLNGQNLLVLKRVVKRL
- the uvrA gene encoding excinuclease ABC subunit UvrA, giving the protein MSKEAEKDPQKHIIIKGARVHNLKNLDVAIPKNKLVVVTGMSGSGKSSLAFDTLYAEGQRRYVESLSSYARQFLGRMNKPDVDYIKGIAPAIAIEQKVITSNPRSTVGTSTEIYDYLKLLFSRIGKTISPISGNIVKKDSVTDVVNFVLSLPNETQVTILAPLHPHNNRSLKEELAVLMQKGFVRVEYNGKLSRIESLLEDETVENVPLMAAEPVVEIKKTKAKKAAAETVEADQQTAVRIVVDRVTKNEEDETVSRLGDSIQTAFFEGKGDCFVRFQEPDGETEHERFFCDRFELDGLKFEEPTPNFFSFNNPYGACKKCEGYGKVIGIDEDLVIPDKSKSIYEGAIAPWRGEKMREWNDALVRHALKFDFPIHRQYNQLTEKEQRLLWTGNKFFRGLDEFFKEMEEQTYKIQYRVLLSRYRGKTTCPECKGSRLRIDASYVKISEKSITDVVLMPLDKAYEFFKSLELNETDAKIGKRLLMEITNRLGFLNDVGLSYLTLNRLSNTLSGGESQRINLATSLGSSLVGSVYVLDEPSIGLHPRDTQRLITVLKSLRDVGNTVLVVEHEEEIMKAADHIIDIGPEAGTHGGELVFTGTYDEIIKDDKSLTGKYLSGREEIAIPASRRKWHDFIEIKGARENNLQHVNAKFPLGVLTVVTGVSGSGKTSLVKRILAPAVQKALGNYSGEQTGSYDAIDGDYGKIEQVELVDQNPIGRSSRSNPVTYVKAWDEIRNLYAAQPAAKAAGLKPSAFSFNVEGGRCDVCQGEGEVKIEMQFMADIFLTCETCGGHRFKQHILDIQYKEKNVSDILNMTIDEAVEFFAKEPKIIAKIKPLVDVGLGYVQLGQSSNTLSGGEAQRIKLASFLVKGNNTNKTLFIFDEPTTGLHFADIKKLLKSFDALLDHGNTIIVIEHNMDVIKCADWVIDIGPEGGDRGGKVVFEGVPEDLIKQKDSYTGKFLKDRF
- the purD gene encoding phosphoribosylamine--glycine ligase, with amino-acid sequence MNILILGSGGRESAFAWKVAQSPKCEKLFIAPGNAGTTQYGTNVNIKVTDFEGIKALVLKEAIDLVLVGPEEPLVKGVHDFFLADEQLKNIPVVGPQQEGAQLEGSKDFSKIFMEKHNIPTAAYKTFTKDTLEDGLTYLATAGLPVVLKADGLAAGKGVLICLTLEEAQTELKAMLADAKFGEASSRVVVEQFLTGIELSVFVMTDGNSYKILPEAKDYKRIGEGDTGLNTGGMGSISPVPFADADFMKKVEERVIIPTVEGLKKDGIPYKGFIFIGLMNSNGEPWVIEYNCRMGDPETESVMRRIDSDFVDLLLGVAEGNLDTKELTISPKTAATVVMVAGGYPGEYLKNKVITGTENVRDSIVFHAGTAMDGEDVITTGGRVLAITTVQDNMFSALQQATADASRIYYDGMYFRKDIGFDLL
- a CDS encoding Fic family protein → MSEMMEILNLIEKYNDLGIADVIDHDRFNLISIDHHSTRIEGSTLTEVEAQVLINEGRTPNGKPLEESLMVTDHHAALLFTIESAKAKKKLSISLLQEINALVMKNTGKVYNTMLGTVDSRTGAFRKGNVTAGISYFPNFDKVERLTNELIKKLREAINSSLSAAEQLNLSFDAHFNLVSIHPYYDGNGRTSRLLMNYIQAYFHLPLAIVRSDNKAAYIQALIDTRQQENIEVFREFMAGEYAFLLKQEITKFEEMKKPSKGNGFTFLF
- a CDS encoding glycoside hydrolase family 19 protein translates to MPGTQQFYDTIRDTVFKGHLSQSQVDGIETILSAAANAGMTDQRKVAYMLGTVYHECAGTMQPVNENGKGKGHPYGEKFKMGSGPGHRVPYTTPDQLYYGRGFVQLTWYENYEAIGRHLNVDLLNHPELALQPDIAAKIMIDGMTKGMFTGVGLGKYFDDTHADWINARRIINGNDCDTLIAGYAKNFYKGLTGIDA